In Anopheles gambiae chromosome 2, idAnoGambNW_F1_1, whole genome shotgun sequence, a single window of DNA contains:
- the LOC1276784 gene encoding band 3 anion transport protein isoform X8 codes for MNRLLAIAVVDSSPTPFGSPTGWRRRDQYCAITSNDDPNEVHLDDEIERVFGTTAEKERFELNRLQDEVILDNSPLKYDEAHRVPDSADATSSASNNNNNNNNSSSTISNNKPSASSNEQQGRSKPVAASPPTTTPTSPISFSSKSEPTDTKLSSTANNTTLADNTSNDFSETVHDEPVVDQGTVQGEQWDTSARRNVHFDKDNKGAPIEGLPLEDTNEERRRRTERHHPHKSRKFSLQEYHPEWRRQSGTEGGPTGRRISVQPEDATLQEADIDELTSHRSDDPRALRRHKVSAQSGASLVNINRKEAAPPLQHLLPSSKYKKMYDHSPHEVFVQLDELTGSGEDREWKETARWIKYEEDVEEGADRWGRPHVASLSFHSLLNLRRCLETGVVLMDLEEKDLPSVAYRVVEQMVVDELIHEDDKAVIMRALLLRHRHVNESSHGGFSFGPKRKYSSYTSLQSVDDKKPRIVPATEINGHGGGHGETRINISEETYTSSQEDIKMRTQKESILKRIPEGAEATTVLVGAVDFLEQPTIAFVRLAEGIPMPSITEVPIPVRFLFILLGPQKTELDYHEVGRSIATLMSNEHFHDIAYKADDRRELLSAINEFLDDSIVLPPGKWERQALLPFEELKAKSDMIRLRKKKALDEKIKSKQSQLLTSEEEKKLLAAAGGAGDGGGGGDGKKPPKNPLEKTNRLWGGLINDIKRRYPMYKSDIMDGLNTETLAATIFMYFAALSTAITFGGLSSDKTHNLIGISETLVSASMVGLVFHLLAGQPLVIIGTTGPLLLFDEALNQFCISNDFSFLTVRVYVGCWLAVIALVVSAFEGSVYVRLFTRFTQEIFSALITLIYIVETVMKLLSVYKRHPLLAEYLYKNVTEPQPLPMPYLEEERNGTTPTSELLAESLTTAVNGTIAMAQDAANLLIPEDGTGPLNRPNTALFCTILTLGTFSLAYYLKLFRNSHFLGRNARRALGDFGVPISIALFVLVDYMIPQVYTEKLSVPEGLSPSDETRRGWIIPLGGVPGWMPFVAGIPALLVYILIFMETHISELIVDKPERGLKKGSGLHMDIVLLCFLNTVCGFFGMPWHCAATVRSVTHVSAVTIMSRTHAPGDAPHITDVKEQRISGFFVSLMVGLSVTMAPILRLIPMSVLFGVFLYMGIASMSGVQFFERLRLYLMPVKHHPQVPFVRRVPTWKMHLFTFVQILALAMLWAVKSSPFSLAFPFFLIMMVPIRKQLESIFSPLELRALDGSQPNEGAEDEPDFYEQAPIPA; via the exons ATGAACCGTTTGCTAGCGATTGCTGTCGTCGACAGTTCGCCGACACCGTTCGGCAGCCCTACcgggtggcggcggcgggaCCAATACTGTGCCATT ACAAGCAACGATGACCCGAACGAGGTCCACCTGGACGACGAAATCGAGCGCGTGTTCGGTACGACCGCCGAGAAGGAACGTTTCGAACTGAACCGGCTGCAGGACGAAGTCATCCTGGACAACTCGCCGCTCAAGTACGACGAAGCGCACCGCGTCCCGGACAGCGCGGACGCCACGTCCAGtgcgagcaacaacaacaacaacaacaacaacagcagcagcaccatcagcaacaacaagcCCTCCGCCAGCAGCAATGAGCAGCAGGGCCGCAGCAAGCCGGTTGCGGCGTCACCGCCGACCACCACCCCGACCAGCCCGATCTCGTTCTCGTCCAAGAGCGAGCCGACCGACACGAAACTCTCGTCCACCGCGAACAACACCACGCTAGCGGACAACACGTCGAACGATTTCAGCGAAACCGTGCACGACGAGCCGGTGGTCGATCAGGGCACGGTGCAGGGCGAACAGTGG GACACCAGCGCCAGAAGGAATGTGCACTTTGACAAAGACAACAAGGGAGCGCCGATCGAGGGTTTGCCGCTAGAGGACACTAACGAGGAGCGCCGGCGGCGTACCGA ACGGCATCATCCGCACAAATCGCGGAAGTTTTCGCTGCAAGAGTACCACCCCGAATGGCGACGGCAGAGCGGTACCGAGGGTGGCCCGACCGGGCGCCGCATCTCGGTCCAGCCAGAGGATGCGACGCTGCAGGAGGCCGACATCGACGAGCTGACGTCGCACCGGTCGGACGATCCGCGGGCCCTGCGCCGCCACAAGGTCAGTGCCCAGTCGGGCGCGTCGCTGGTGAACATCAACCGGAAGGAGGCGGCGCCGCCGCTCCAGCACCTGCTGCCCTCGAGCAAGTACAAGAAGATGTACGACCACAGCCCGCACGAGGTGTTCGTGCAGCTGGACGAGCTGACGGGCAGCGGGGAGGACCGGGAGTGGAAGGAGACGGCCCGCTGGATCAAGTACGAGGAGGACGTGGAGGAGGGCGCGGACCGGTGGGGCCGGCCGCACGTCGCCTCCCTGTCGTTCCACTCGCTGCTCAATCTGCGCCGCTGCCTCGAGACGGGCGTCGTGCTGATGGACCTGGAGGAGAAGGATCTGCCCTCGGTGGCGTACCGCGTGGTGGAGCAG ATGGTCGTTGATGAGCTGATCCACGAGGATGATAAGGCGGTCATCATGcgagcgctgctgctgcgccatcGCCACGTCAACGAAAGCTCGCACGGTGGATTTTCCTTCGGGCCGAAGCGGAAGTACAGCAGCTACACGAGCCTGCAG AGTGTGGATGACAAGAAGCCACGCATCGTACCGGCGACCGAGATCAACGGGCACGGCGGTGGCCACGGTGAGACGCGCATCAACATCAGCGAGGAAACGTACACCTCCTCGCAGGAGGACATCAAGATGCGCACGCAGAAGGAATCCATCCTGAAGCGCATCCCCGAGGGGGCGGAAGCGACGACCGTCCTCGTCGGTGCGGTCGACTTTCTCGAGCAGCCCACGATCGCGTTCGTCCGCCTGGCGGAAGGTATCCCGATGCCCAGCATTACGGAGGTCCCGATCCCGGTGCGCTTCCTGTTCATTCTGCTCGGGCCGCAGAAGACGGAGCTGGACTACCACGAGGTCGGCCGGTCGATCGCCACGCTCATGTCGAACGAGCACTTCCACGACATCGCCTACAAGGCGGACGATCGGCGCGAGCTGCTGTCCGCGATCAACGAGTTCCTGGACGACTCGATCGTGCTGCCGCCGGGCAAATGGGAACGGCAGGCACTGTTGCCGTTCGAGGAGCTGAAGGCGAAGAGCGACATGATCCGGCTGCGCAAGAAGAAAGCGCTGGACGAGAAGATCAAGAGCAAGCAGTCGCAGCTGCTGACGAgcgaggaggaaaagaagcTGCTGGCGGCAGCTGGCGGTGCGGGcgacggtggtggcggcggcgatgGGAAGAAGCCACCCAAAAACCCGCTGGAAAAGACGAACCGCCTGTGGGGCGGCCTGATCAACGACATCAAGCGCCGCTACCCGATGTACAAGAGCGACATCATGGACGGGCTGAACACGGAAACGCTGGCGGCGACCATCTTCATGTACTTTGCCGCCCTGTCGACGGCCATCACGTTCGGGGGGCTGTCCTCGGACAAGACGCACAACCTGATCGGCATCTCGGAAACGCTCGTGTCGGCCTCGATGGTGGGGCTGGTGTTTCATCTGCTCGCGGGACAGCCGTTGGTCATTATCGGCACGACtggaccgctgctgctgttcgacgAAGCGCTGAACCAGTTCTGCATCTCGAACGACTTCAGCTTTCTCACGGTGCGGGTGTACGTGGGGTGCTGGCTGGCGGTGATTGCGCTGGTTGTGTCCGCGTTCGAGGGCAGCGTGTACGTGCGGCTGTTCACGCGCTTCACGCAGGAAATCTTCTCCGCGCTCATCACGCTGATCTACATCGTCGAGACGGTGATGAAGCTGCTGTCCGTGTACAAGCGTCATCCCCTGTTGGCGGAGTACCTGTACAAGAACGTCACCGAGCCACAGCCGCTCCCGATGCCCTACCTGGAGGAGGAGCGCAACGGAACGACTCCCACCTCCGAGCTGCTGGCCGAGAGTCTAACAACGGCCGTGAACGGTACGATCGCAATGGCGCAGGACGCGGCCAATCTGCTCATCCCGGAAGACGGCACCGGGCCACTGAACCGACCCAACACGGCCCTCTTCTGCACCATCCTCACGCTCGGCACGTTCTCGCTGGCCTACTATCTGAAGCTGTTCCGCAACTCCCACTTCCTGGGGCGTAACGCCCGCCGTGCCCTCGGTGACTTCGGTGTGCCGATCTCGATCGCGCTGTTCGTGCTGGTCGACTACATGATCCCGCAGGTGTACACGGAGAAGCTAAGCGTACCGGAGGGCCTGTCGCCGAGCGATGAAACGCGCCGCGGATGGATCATTCCGCTCGGTGGCGTTCCCGGCTGGATGCCATTTGTTGCCGGCATTCCCGCCCTGCTGGTGTACATCCTGATCTTCATGGAGACGCACATCTCCGAGCTGATCGTGGACAAGCCCGAGCGGGGGCTGAAGAAGGGCTCGGGCCTGCACATGGACATTGTGCTGCTGTGCTTCCTGAACACCGTCTGCGGGTTCTTCGGTATGCCGTGGCACTGTGCCGCCACCGTACGGTCGGTGACGCACGTGTCTGCCGTCACCATCATGTCGAG AACACACGCCCCCGGAGACGCTCCACACATTACGGACGTGAAGGAGCAAAGAATATCGGGCTTCTTCGTGTCGCTTATGGTCGGGCTGTCCGTAACGATGGCTCCAATTTTGCGCCTCATCCCGATGTCCGTACTGTTCGGTGTGTTCCTGTACATGGGCATTGCTTCCATGAGCGGTGTGCAGTTCTTCGAGCG ATTGCGGCTGTACCTGATGCCGGTGAAGCATCATCCACAAGTGCCATTCGTGCGCCGCGTCCCGACCTGGAAGATGCACCTGTTCACCTTCGTGCAGATACTGGCGCTGGCCATGCTGTGGGCGGTCAAGTCGTCCCCGTTCTCGCTCGCCTTCCCCTTCTTCCTGATCATGATGGTACCGATCCGGAAGCAGCTGGAGAGCATCTTTTCGCCCCTGGAGTTGCGTGCC CTCGATGGAAGCCAACCGAACGAAGGCGCAGAGGATGAGCCCGATTTCTACGAGCAAGCTCCCATCCCTGCTTAA
- the LOC1276784 gene encoding band 3 anion transport protein isoform X9, with product MSRRDNNVRKLSFLGFHTKETSNDDPNEVHLDDEIERVFGTTAEKERFELNRLQDEVILDNSPLKYDEAHRVPDSADATSSASNNNNNNNNSSSTISNNKPSASSNEQQGRSKPVAASPPTTTPTSPISFSSKSEPTDTKLSSTANNTTLADNTSNDFSETVHDEPVVDQGTVQGEQWDTSARRNVHFDKDNKGAPIEGLPLEDTNEERRRRTERHHPHKSRKFSLQEYHPEWRRQSGTEGGPTGRRISVQPEDATLQEADIDELTSHRSDDPRALRRHKVSAQSGASLVNINRKEAAPPLQHLLPSSKYKKMYDHSPHEVFVQLDELTGSGEDREWKETARWIKYEEDVEEGADRWGRPHVASLSFHSLLNLRRCLETGVVLMDLEEKDLPSVAYRVVEQMVVDELIHEDDKAVIMRALLLRHRHVNESSHGGFSFGPKRKYSSYTSLQSVDDKKPRIVPATEINGHGGGHGETRINISEETYTSSQEDIKMRTQKESILKRIPEGAEATTVLVGAVDFLEQPTIAFVRLAEGIPMPSITEVPIPVRFLFILLGPQKTELDYHEVGRSIATLMSNEHFHDIAYKADDRRELLSAINEFLDDSIVLPPGKWERQALLPFEELKAKSDMIRLRKKKALDEKIKSKQSQLLTSEEEKKLLAAAGGAGDGGGGGDGKKPPKNPLEKTNRLWGGLINDIKRRYPMYKSDIMDGLNTETLAATIFMYFAALSTAITFGGLSSDKTHNLIGISETLVSASMVGLVFHLLAGQPLVIIGTTGPLLLFDEALNQFCISNDFSFLTVRVYVGCWLAVIALVVSAFEGSVYVRLFTRFTQEIFSALITLIYIVETVMKLLSVYKRHPLLAEYLYKNVTEPQPLPMPYLEEERNGTTPTSELLAESLTTAVNGTIAMAQDAANLLIPEDGTGPLNRPNTALFCTILTLGTFSLAYYLKLFRNSHFLGRNARRALGDFGVPISIALFVLVDYMIPQVYTEKLSVPEGLSPSDETRRGWIIPLGGVPGWMPFVAGIPALLVYILIFMETHISELIVDKPERGLKKGSGLHMDIVLLCFLNTVCGFFGMPWHCAATVRSVTHVSAVTIMSRTHAPGDAPHITDVKEQRISGFFVSLMVGLSVTMAPILRLIPMSVLFGVFLYMGIASMSGVQFFERLRLYLMPVKHHPQVPFVRRVPTWKMHLFTFVQILALAMLWAVKSSPFSLAFPFFLIMMVPIRKQLESIFSPLELRALDGSQPNEGAEDEPDFYEQAPIPA from the exons ACAAGCAACGATGACCCGAACGAGGTCCACCTGGACGACGAAATCGAGCGCGTGTTCGGTACGACCGCCGAGAAGGAACGTTTCGAACTGAACCGGCTGCAGGACGAAGTCATCCTGGACAACTCGCCGCTCAAGTACGACGAAGCGCACCGCGTCCCGGACAGCGCGGACGCCACGTCCAGtgcgagcaacaacaacaacaacaacaacaacagcagcagcaccatcagcaacaacaagcCCTCCGCCAGCAGCAATGAGCAGCAGGGCCGCAGCAAGCCGGTTGCGGCGTCACCGCCGACCACCACCCCGACCAGCCCGATCTCGTTCTCGTCCAAGAGCGAGCCGACCGACACGAAACTCTCGTCCACCGCGAACAACACCACGCTAGCGGACAACACGTCGAACGATTTCAGCGAAACCGTGCACGACGAGCCGGTGGTCGATCAGGGCACGGTGCAGGGCGAACAGTGG GACACCAGCGCCAGAAGGAATGTGCACTTTGACAAAGACAACAAGGGAGCGCCGATCGAGGGTTTGCCGCTAGAGGACACTAACGAGGAGCGCCGGCGGCGTACCGA ACGGCATCATCCGCACAAATCGCGGAAGTTTTCGCTGCAAGAGTACCACCCCGAATGGCGACGGCAGAGCGGTACCGAGGGTGGCCCGACCGGGCGCCGCATCTCGGTCCAGCCAGAGGATGCGACGCTGCAGGAGGCCGACATCGACGAGCTGACGTCGCACCGGTCGGACGATCCGCGGGCCCTGCGCCGCCACAAGGTCAGTGCCCAGTCGGGCGCGTCGCTGGTGAACATCAACCGGAAGGAGGCGGCGCCGCCGCTCCAGCACCTGCTGCCCTCGAGCAAGTACAAGAAGATGTACGACCACAGCCCGCACGAGGTGTTCGTGCAGCTGGACGAGCTGACGGGCAGCGGGGAGGACCGGGAGTGGAAGGAGACGGCCCGCTGGATCAAGTACGAGGAGGACGTGGAGGAGGGCGCGGACCGGTGGGGCCGGCCGCACGTCGCCTCCCTGTCGTTCCACTCGCTGCTCAATCTGCGCCGCTGCCTCGAGACGGGCGTCGTGCTGATGGACCTGGAGGAGAAGGATCTGCCCTCGGTGGCGTACCGCGTGGTGGAGCAG ATGGTCGTTGATGAGCTGATCCACGAGGATGATAAGGCGGTCATCATGcgagcgctgctgctgcgccatcGCCACGTCAACGAAAGCTCGCACGGTGGATTTTCCTTCGGGCCGAAGCGGAAGTACAGCAGCTACACGAGCCTGCAG AGTGTGGATGACAAGAAGCCACGCATCGTACCGGCGACCGAGATCAACGGGCACGGCGGTGGCCACGGTGAGACGCGCATCAACATCAGCGAGGAAACGTACACCTCCTCGCAGGAGGACATCAAGATGCGCACGCAGAAGGAATCCATCCTGAAGCGCATCCCCGAGGGGGCGGAAGCGACGACCGTCCTCGTCGGTGCGGTCGACTTTCTCGAGCAGCCCACGATCGCGTTCGTCCGCCTGGCGGAAGGTATCCCGATGCCCAGCATTACGGAGGTCCCGATCCCGGTGCGCTTCCTGTTCATTCTGCTCGGGCCGCAGAAGACGGAGCTGGACTACCACGAGGTCGGCCGGTCGATCGCCACGCTCATGTCGAACGAGCACTTCCACGACATCGCCTACAAGGCGGACGATCGGCGCGAGCTGCTGTCCGCGATCAACGAGTTCCTGGACGACTCGATCGTGCTGCCGCCGGGCAAATGGGAACGGCAGGCACTGTTGCCGTTCGAGGAGCTGAAGGCGAAGAGCGACATGATCCGGCTGCGCAAGAAGAAAGCGCTGGACGAGAAGATCAAGAGCAAGCAGTCGCAGCTGCTGACGAgcgaggaggaaaagaagcTGCTGGCGGCAGCTGGCGGTGCGGGcgacggtggtggcggcggcgatgGGAAGAAGCCACCCAAAAACCCGCTGGAAAAGACGAACCGCCTGTGGGGCGGCCTGATCAACGACATCAAGCGCCGCTACCCGATGTACAAGAGCGACATCATGGACGGGCTGAACACGGAAACGCTGGCGGCGACCATCTTCATGTACTTTGCCGCCCTGTCGACGGCCATCACGTTCGGGGGGCTGTCCTCGGACAAGACGCACAACCTGATCGGCATCTCGGAAACGCTCGTGTCGGCCTCGATGGTGGGGCTGGTGTTTCATCTGCTCGCGGGACAGCCGTTGGTCATTATCGGCACGACtggaccgctgctgctgttcgacgAAGCGCTGAACCAGTTCTGCATCTCGAACGACTTCAGCTTTCTCACGGTGCGGGTGTACGTGGGGTGCTGGCTGGCGGTGATTGCGCTGGTTGTGTCCGCGTTCGAGGGCAGCGTGTACGTGCGGCTGTTCACGCGCTTCACGCAGGAAATCTTCTCCGCGCTCATCACGCTGATCTACATCGTCGAGACGGTGATGAAGCTGCTGTCCGTGTACAAGCGTCATCCCCTGTTGGCGGAGTACCTGTACAAGAACGTCACCGAGCCACAGCCGCTCCCGATGCCCTACCTGGAGGAGGAGCGCAACGGAACGACTCCCACCTCCGAGCTGCTGGCCGAGAGTCTAACAACGGCCGTGAACGGTACGATCGCAATGGCGCAGGACGCGGCCAATCTGCTCATCCCGGAAGACGGCACCGGGCCACTGAACCGACCCAACACGGCCCTCTTCTGCACCATCCTCACGCTCGGCACGTTCTCGCTGGCCTACTATCTGAAGCTGTTCCGCAACTCCCACTTCCTGGGGCGTAACGCCCGCCGTGCCCTCGGTGACTTCGGTGTGCCGATCTCGATCGCGCTGTTCGTGCTGGTCGACTACATGATCCCGCAGGTGTACACGGAGAAGCTAAGCGTACCGGAGGGCCTGTCGCCGAGCGATGAAACGCGCCGCGGATGGATCATTCCGCTCGGTGGCGTTCCCGGCTGGATGCCATTTGTTGCCGGCATTCCCGCCCTGCTGGTGTACATCCTGATCTTCATGGAGACGCACATCTCCGAGCTGATCGTGGACAAGCCCGAGCGGGGGCTGAAGAAGGGCTCGGGCCTGCACATGGACATTGTGCTGCTGTGCTTCCTGAACACCGTCTGCGGGTTCTTCGGTATGCCGTGGCACTGTGCCGCCACCGTACGGTCGGTGACGCACGTGTCTGCCGTCACCATCATGTCGAG AACACACGCCCCCGGAGACGCTCCACACATTACGGACGTGAAGGAGCAAAGAATATCGGGCTTCTTCGTGTCGCTTATGGTCGGGCTGTCCGTAACGATGGCTCCAATTTTGCGCCTCATCCCGATGTCCGTACTGTTCGGTGTGTTCCTGTACATGGGCATTGCTTCCATGAGCGGTGTGCAGTTCTTCGAGCG ATTGCGGCTGTACCTGATGCCGGTGAAGCATCATCCACAAGTGCCATTCGTGCGCCGCGTCCCGACCTGGAAGATGCACCTGTTCACCTTCGTGCAGATACTGGCGCTGGCCATGCTGTGGGCGGTCAAGTCGTCCCCGTTCTCGCTCGCCTTCCCCTTCTTCCTGATCATGATGGTACCGATCCGGAAGCAGCTGGAGAGCATCTTTTCGCCCCTGGAGTTGCGTGCC CTCGATGGAAGCCAACCGAACGAAGGCGCAGAGGATGAGCCCGATTTCTACGAGCAAGCTCCCATCCCTGCTTAA